The Streptococcus pantholopis genome has a segment encoding these proteins:
- a CDS encoding class III lanthipeptide: protein MRNILSLQQLKVKENTKLMAKSSKSTNCKTSSHASWFVC, encoded by the coding sequence ATGAGGAACATTTTATCATTACAACAACTTAAAGTGAAAGAGAATACTAAATTGATGGCAAAGTCATCAAAGAGTACAAACTGTAAAACTAGTAGTCATGCTAGCTGGTTTGTTTGTTAA
- a CDS encoding Fic family protein, whose amino-acid sequence MAVKGVNKLPVKMNEKDALSLYKRLAEVNKTLGKLDAVLLSSVVNTSILSLLSYNESVQSTRIEGTQVTFHEIMESSRSGAKNWQQREVLNYKQAIDEGFTSIRDGDVISTRLLKKLHKILMSDEARGTTADGGEFRKVQNFIGPDNKIENASYIPISANEIADYMTNLEFFANGEPHRSLKIDEGNEYINYNSDALLRIAVVHAQFESIHPFLDGNGRLGRILIALMAVKEKLLDYPVFFVSEELEKERIRYYNALNAVRGDTPDWNPWLTLFLNASEQMAINILKKIGNADKHARNGLEVCKTQAQKDVWLSTFNLPVATPKQLAELTGHHPATVKKSLEYLVEKKLLDKDNAAKRNIPYYNYDLIRVISSS is encoded by the coding sequence ATGGCAGTAAAAGGTGTTAATAAACTTCCAGTAAAAATGAACGAAAAAGATGCATTATCACTTTATAAAAGACTCGCCGAAGTTAATAAAACCCTTGGGAAGCTTGACGCTGTTTTGCTTTCTTCTGTTGTTAATACCTCAATTCTAAGCCTGTTATCTTATAATGAGTCGGTTCAATCCACTAGGATTGAAGGAACACAGGTAACTTTCCATGAAATTATGGAGTCATCTAGGAGTGGAGCTAAAAATTGGCAACAAAGAGAAGTGTTAAACTATAAACAGGCTATTGATGAGGGGTTCACAAGTATTCGTGATGGAGATGTCATTAGTACGCGTTTATTAAAAAAATTACATAAAATCCTTATGTCCGATGAAGCAAGAGGAACAACAGCAGACGGAGGAGAGTTTAGAAAAGTTCAAAATTTTATTGGCCCAGATAATAAAATCGAAAATGCATCATATATACCTATTAGCGCAAATGAAATTGCTGATTATATGACTAACTTAGAATTTTTTGCTAATGGGGAGCCGCATAGAAGTTTAAAAATTGACGAAGGAAACGAATATATTAATTATAATAGTGATGCTCTGCTCAGAATAGCAGTTGTACATGCCCAATTTGAGTCTATTCACCCATTCTTAGATGGAAACGGCAGACTTGGTCGAATTTTAATTGCTTTGATGGCAGTTAAAGAAAAATTGCTCGATTATCCCGTTTTTTTTGTTAGTGAAGAATTAGAAAAGGAACGCATACGATACTATAATGCGTTAAATGCTGTCAGAGGTGATACACCAGATTGGAACCCCTGGTTGACGTTGTTTTTAAATGCTAGTGAACAAATGGCTATTAATATTCTTAAGAAAATAGGTAATGCTGATAAACATGCTAGAAATGGCTTGGAAGTATGTAAGACTCAGGCACAAAAAGATGTTTGGTTAAGCACATTTAATCTGCCTGTAGCAACACCAAAACAACTTGCCGAATTAACTGGACATCATCCTGCTACCGTCAAGAAGTCGCTTGAATATCTTGTTGAAAAGAAGTTGCTAGATAAGGACAACGCTGCTAAAAGAAATATTCCATACTACAATTATGACTTAATCAGAGTTATTTCAAGTTCTTAA